A genome region from Bemisia tabaci chromosome 3, PGI_BMITA_v3 includes the following:
- the Pdss2 gene encoding all trans-polyprenyl-diphosphate synthase PDSS2, producing the protein MFSKLVRCSSSFKNVKTVEAFVRSSASEKCLTVCCVNLKRDFSVSRSTASVSGNPSHSQRPDWNRAVSEAEKIVGYPTSFLSLRWLLSDEIANVALHLRKLVGSNHPLLKTAKSLLYNGRNNMQAWGLIVLLISKAAGHLNVEEMEEDKAAGVLHSQRALAEVTEMIRTSHLVHKGLVNIYPGLYPEPGVLNDMTFGNKIALLSGDYLLGNSCAELASLRNQDLVELMSSAVRDLAEGEFLGRRDLQNNPLPSRPDPAVMQAPSPPPVPGRLPRTPALLEWTHRNVLSAGSLLGKSCQGTLKLAGHGTELQEQGYKFGKHLALAWQACLDLEPFTSGSHYTLGTAFNLTSAPVMFHLEHDPSLFDEIDKGIESVHDVDYTKVHSIVSKGKGLALTKQLQKEHSRKAMEVLEVFQESDARTALSNIIVAMGEL; encoded by the exons ATGTTCAGTAAATTAGTGAGGTGTAGTTCATCCTTCAAGAATGTTAAAACTGTTGAAGCTTTTGTAAGGAGCAGTGCCAGTGAAAAATGTCTTACTGTGTGTTGTGTGAATCTCAAAAGAGACTTCAGTGTCAGCCGCAGCACAGCATCTGTCTCAGGAAATCCATCTCATAGTCAAAGGCCAGACTGGAATCGAGCTGTATCTGAAGCTGAGAAAATTGTCGGATATCCTACTTCGTTCTTGAGTCTTCGTTGGCTGCTCAGTGATGAAATCGCGAACGTAGCCCTTCATCTGAGGAAACTTGTCGGCTCCAATCATCCTCTGCTGAAAACAGCAAA GAGTTTGCTGTATAATGGCCGTAATAACATGCAAGCATGGGGGCTCATTGTTCTTCTTATCTCTAAAGCTGCTGGACATTTGAATGTCGAAGAAATGGAGGAAGACAAAGCAGCAGGAGTATTACACAG ccaAAGGGCCTTGGCAGAAGTGACGGAAATGATCCGGACTAGTCATCTTGTCCACAAAGGGCTTGTCAATATTTATCCTGGCCTATACCCGGAACCTGGTGTGCTAAATGACATGACTTTCGGAAATAAGATTGCTCTTCTAAGTGGTGATTATCTTCTGGGAAATTCCTGTGCTGAACTCGCTTCACTTCGCAATCAAGAT TTGGTTGAGCTGATGAGTAGCGCAGTCCGCGATCTTGCGGAAGGTGAATTTCTCGGCCGCCGTGACTTGCAGAACAATCCGTTGCCCTCAAGACCAGATCCAGCAGTGATGCAGGCTCCAAGCCCTCCGCCTGTTCCTGGGCGGCTCCCCCGTACGCCTGCGCTACTTGAGTGGACTCACCGTAATGTTCTTTCCGCTGGAAGTTTATTGGGCAAATCGTGTCAAGGAACACTGAAATTAGCTGGTCATGGAACAGAGCTTCAAGAGCAAGGCTACAAATTTGGGAAACATCTCGCTCTTGCTTGGCAG GCATGCTTAGATCTTGAACCGTTTACCAGTGGTTCGCATTACACACTAGGAACAGCCTTCAATTTGACATCAGCTCCCGTCATGTTCCACCTAGAGCATGATCCATCTTTGTTCGATGAAATCGACAAAGGAATTGAATCGGTCCATGACGTAGATTACACAAAG GTGCACAGCATTGTCTCTAAAGGCAAGGGATTGGCACTCACAAAACAGCTTCAAAAGGAACACTCAAGGAAGGCAATGGAAGTTTTAGAGGTTTTCCAAGAGAGTGATGCACGCACTGCTCTTTCAAACATAATAGTTGCTATGGGTGAACTTTGA